One genomic region from Phycisphaerae bacterium encodes:
- a CDS encoding DUF4838 domain-containing protein, whose product MKTCPIARVLLMTAISHGVTGWHVTRAADVTSCVIVQERKPVVEILVAGENPVLDAAVKDLTKYVELISGAELKVTRGTEDLPGPTLHIGETSLYDDTAEARKHIKLDGFVIARLGENLIVAGNIPQGTANGVYTILQDQFGVRWYYAGPLWEVVPKATSLAINVKPNAPGGAYLENPSFYGRQMWGRMPSDDFGRRMRMTHEGVKLPYHGTGHALNQVVNPQKYGDHPEYFAFWDGKRHVEHDVHPCFTHPDMFDIFMRYVREGGTNFGVNDNLTACKCDRCLAVDGKSEPYNGMWNFSESYFQLIARVAAQTAKEFPDRQLGVFAYQLTTTPPKTVEHIGHNVTVVLCEDTAQNFDPKYKEIDQRIAAEWVRKAGAVRFYDYVGINYWTPRYFPHILADQMRHIARIGVQGYGTHHVSMIDTSMPMYYLLYQLLWNAEL is encoded by the coding sequence ATGAAAACGTGCCCTATCGCACGGGTGTTGCTGATGACCGCGATCAGCCACGGGGTAACGGGTTGGCACGTGACCCGCGCCGCGGATGTGACATCCTGCGTGATCGTCCAGGAACGCAAGCCAGTCGTTGAAATCCTCGTCGCCGGTGAGAACCCGGTGCTGGATGCGGCAGTCAAGGATCTGACGAAGTACGTCGAGCTGATTAGCGGTGCGGAACTCAAAGTCACCAGGGGAACCGAAGATCTGCCCGGTCCGACGCTGCACATCGGCGAGACTTCACTATACGACGACACGGCCGAAGCCCGAAAGCATATCAAGCTCGATGGTTTCGTGATCGCCCGGCTGGGCGAGAACCTGATCGTCGCGGGCAACATTCCCCAGGGTACGGCCAACGGCGTCTACACAATCCTGCAGGACCAGTTTGGCGTCCGCTGGTATTACGCGGGTCCGCTGTGGGAGGTCGTGCCGAAGGCGACATCGCTTGCAATCAATGTCAAACCGAATGCCCCAGGCGGAGCCTATCTGGAAAACCCCTCATTCTATGGACGTCAGATGTGGGGCAGGATGCCCTCCGACGACTTCGGACGACGAATGCGGATGACGCACGAAGGCGTCAAGCTCCCCTATCACGGGACGGGTCATGCGCTGAATCAGGTGGTGAACCCGCAGAAATACGGTGATCATCCTGAGTACTTTGCTTTCTGGGACGGCAAGCGGCACGTCGAACACGACGTACACCCCTGTTTCACCCACCCCGACATGTTCGATATCTTCATGAGATACGTTCGAGAAGGCGGAACCAATTTCGGCGTCAACGACAACCTGACGGCGTGCAAGTGCGATCGCTGTCTGGCCGTCGACGGCAAGTCCGAGCCGTACAACGGCATGTGGAACTTCTCCGAAAGCTACTTCCAGCTTATCGCCAGGGTCGCGGCACAAACGGCCAAGGAGTTCCCCGACCGCCAACTCGGCGTCTTCGCCTACCAGTTGACCACCACCCCGCCGAAGACGGTGGAGCACATCGGTCATAACGTCACCGTCGTTCTCTGCGAGGATACGGCACAGAACTTCGACCCCAAATACAAGGAGATCGACCAACGAATCGCCGCCGAGTGGGTGAGAAAAGCGGGAGCGGTGCGATTCTACGACTACGTCGGCATCAACTACTGGACACCTCGCTATTTCCCGCACATCCTGGCCGACCAGATGAGGCA
- a CDS encoding glycosyltransferase, which produces MRSGKVSGCFDPGLIGYNARCHKHGRAARKAGRRPIGVDETMASTPSVAIIIATMNRRDVVLFTLARLHEPNRIPGDYEIAVCVNPSSDNTVKAIRERFPDVRVISLERNLGSCAKAIGVAETRSEYVVFLDDDSHPWPDAIARMFEKFRADKRLGAAAFTVHLPDGRQECSALPGVFVGCGVGFRRAALDAVGGLDGSFFMQAEEYDLSFRLAAGGWKVKTFTDLGVDHLKTPTARLSGRTVRYDTRNNRIVIARYLPDEYEEVYRQDWMQRYRWIGEANGHLRDYWRGRLAGAFRATRDRRTYARWRLSSTAFESLFRVKHIASQMQRLADSGVRRIILADLGKNIYPFVYGAQSAGLEVLCIADDRFARPGRRYRGIPVVETAESLMMKGDAIVVSNASAVHAESRHRALEKATDLPIHRWFGYDKPLPEGV; this is translated from the coding sequence TTGCGATCGGGCAAAGTCAGCGGCTGTTTCGACCCGGGCCTGATCGGCTATAATGCCCGCTGCCACAAGCACGGGCGTGCCGCGAGGAAGGCAGGGCGTCGCCCGATCGGAGTGGACGAAACGATGGCCAGCACGCCGTCAGTCGCGATCATCATTGCCACGATGAACCGCCGGGACGTGGTGCTGTTCACGCTGGCCCGATTGCACGAACCGAATCGTATTCCCGGCGACTACGAAATCGCCGTCTGCGTCAATCCGTCGAGCGACAACACGGTCAAGGCGATCCGGGAGCGATTTCCTGACGTCCGAGTGATCAGTCTTGAGCGCAATCTCGGCAGTTGCGCCAAGGCCATCGGCGTTGCGGAGACCCGATCGGAATACGTTGTCTTTCTTGATGACGATTCTCATCCCTGGCCGGACGCGATTGCCCGGATGTTCGAGAAGTTCCGGGCCGACAAGCGGTTGGGAGCGGCGGCGTTCACCGTTCACCTGCCCGACGGCCGGCAGGAGTGCAGCGCCCTGCCCGGCGTTTTTGTGGGGTGTGGCGTGGGGTTTCGACGGGCTGCCCTGGATGCCGTGGGGGGGCTCGACGGCTCGTTTTTCATGCAAGCCGAGGAATATGACCTGAGCTTTCGCCTGGCGGCAGGCGGCTGGAAGGTCAAGACCTTCACGGATCTGGGTGTCGATCACCTCAAGACGCCCACTGCCCGCCTCAGCGGCCGAACGGTGCGGTACGATACCCGAAACAACCGAATCGTTATTGCCCGTTACCTGCCCGATGAGTACGAGGAGGTTTACCGGCAGGACTGGATGCAGCGGTATCGATGGATCGGCGAAGCCAACGGGCATCTCCGGGATTACTGGAGGGGCCGGCTTGCCGGAGCGTTTCGCGCGACGCGCGATCGCCGGACCTACGCTCGTTGGCGGTTGTCTTCGACGGCGTTCGAATCATTGTTTCGTGTCAAGCACATCGCGAGCCAGATGCAGCGGCTGGCCGACAGCGGCGTCCGGCGCATCATTCTCGCGGACCTGGGCAAGAACATCTATCCGTTCGTTTACGGCGCTCAGTCGGCAGGGCTTGAGGTCCTGTGCATCGCCGATGACCGTTTCGCGCGGCCCGGGCGTCGTTATCGAGGCATTCCGGTCGTCGAGACGGCCGAGTCGCTGATGATGAAAGGCGATGCCATCGTCGTTTCCAACGCATCAGCCGTTCACGCGGAGAGCCGCCATCGCGCCTTGGAGAAGGCGACCGATCTGCCGATTCACAGGTGGTTCGGATATGACAAGCCCTTGCCCGAGGGCGTTTAG
- a CDS encoding N-acetylneuraminate synthase family protein, translated as MRIGELDLNQRVMVAAEIGNNHEGSYSLAQEMILRAAQAGVDAVKFQTIVPERLVSPGEEKRLAMLRRFQLSYEQFARLQEVATNAGVLFLSTPFDLQSAGFLAPLVPAFKIASGDNNFFPLIDVIARTGKPIILSAGLADLEDVRRTKGFIERIWTELGVDPGLAVLHCVVSYPTPAKDANLLAIRKLASLGVTVGYSDHTVGIEAAVLSVACGARIIEKHFTISKTYSDFRDHRLSADPSDMADLVRRVRLAEEMLGSQEKRMLEAEQPLALATRRSIVAARDLPAGTVLKWEHLDWLRPGGGLAPGRESELLGRRLACPVAKGKPLMPDHLQP; from the coding sequence ATGCGAATAGGCGAGCTCGATCTGAATCAGCGAGTGATGGTGGCGGCCGAGATCGGCAACAACCACGAAGGCTCTTATTCGCTTGCGCAAGAGATGATCCTCCGGGCCGCCCAGGCGGGGGTCGACGCGGTCAAGTTCCAGACCATCGTGCCGGAACGACTCGTTTCACCCGGCGAAGAGAAACGTCTGGCAATGCTACGACGCTTCCAGCTATCGTATGAGCAGTTTGCCCGATTGCAGGAAGTGGCGACGAATGCCGGCGTCCTCTTCCTCTCAACGCCGTTTGATCTGCAGAGCGCCGGGTTTCTTGCGCCGCTCGTCCCCGCGTTCAAGATCGCCTCCGGCGACAACAACTTCTTCCCGCTGATCGACGTAATCGCCCGGACGGGCAAGCCGATCATCCTTTCGGCCGGCTTGGCGGACCTGGAGGATGTGCGTCGGACAAAAGGCTTCATCGAGCGGATCTGGACGGAGCTGGGCGTTGATCCGGGCCTGGCCGTCCTGCATTGCGTCGTCAGTTACCCGACACCCGCCAAGGATGCCAATTTGCTGGCCATTCGGAAACTGGCCTCGCTGGGCGTGACGGTGGGGTATTCGGATCATACCGTCGGCATTGAGGCGGCCGTGCTCTCGGTGGCGTGCGGTGCTCGCATCATTGAAAAGCATTTCACCATCTCCAAGACATACTCCGACTTCCGCGATCACCGATTGTCGGCCGACCCGTCGGATATGGCCGACCTGGTCCGCCGTGTACGGTTGGCCGAGGAGATGCTCGGTTCGCAGGAAAAGCGCATGCTCGAAGCCGAGCAGCCCCTGGCCCTTGCGACGCGACGCTCCATCGTGGCCGCACGGGATCTTCCGGCCGGAACGGTGCTGAAATGGGAGCATCTGGACTGGCTGCGACCGGGCGGGGGCCTGGCTCCGGGACGCGAAAGCGAACTCCTGGGCAGGCGACTGGCTTGTCCGGTGGCCAAGGGCAAACCCCTCATGCCTGACCATCTTCAACCCTGA
- a CDS encoding GNAT family N-acetyltransferase, producing the protein MSGVTDHLKPDAWLAERLGRETYRLTVDEALLDPAGEAERDALLAILNRPAFVYTKVSPTFMEGLRFLQRHDFRLVDTNVIFEKKAYPGRQETEDSGVRLAKPSDRDATVELARSSFRYSRFHLDPQIPRETADRIKADWVAAYFAGTRGHQMVVIQVDEEVAGFLQLLRAADGSLVIDLIAVDERYRRRGLGAEMIAFVESRTRAGELIRVGTQIANIASVRLYESAGFRMTEAQYVFHYHHA; encoded by the coding sequence ATGAGCGGCGTTACCGATCACCTCAAGCCGGATGCCTGGTTGGCCGAGAGGCTCGGCCGTGAAACGTACCGTCTGACCGTCGATGAGGCCTTGCTCGACCCGGCCGGCGAGGCTGAACGGGACGCTCTGCTGGCGATTCTCAATAGGCCCGCGTTCGTCTACACGAAGGTCTCGCCGACTTTCATGGAAGGCCTGCGTTTTCTCCAGCGACATGATTTTCGCCTCGTGGACACCAACGTCATCTTCGAGAAGAAGGCTTATCCGGGTCGCCAGGAAACGGAAGACTCAGGGGTTCGACTGGCCAAGCCGTCGGATCGCGACGCCACCGTCGAGTTGGCCCGGAGCAGCTTCAGATACTCGCGATTCCACCTCGACCCCCAGATCCCGAGGGAAACCGCCGACCGGATCAAGGCCGATTGGGTGGCCGCATACTTCGCCGGCACCCGGGGACATCAGATGGTTGTCATCCAGGTCGACGAAGAGGTCGCGGGCTTCCTGCAGTTGCTCCGAGCCGCCGACGGATCGCTGGTCATCGATCTGATCGCCGTCGACGAACGCTATCGGCGCCGGGGACTCGGCGCGGAGATGATCGCGTTTGTGGAGTCGAGAACCCGCGCGGGCGAACTGATTCGCGTTGGCACGCAGATAGCCAATATCGCTTCCGTAAGGCTCTACGAGAGCGCCGGTTTCCGAATGACCGAGGCCCAATACGTATTTCACTATCACCATGCTTGA
- a CDS encoding NAD(P)-dependent oxidoreductase — translation MSDFSERRIALVGGAGFIGHHLALRLKSLGAEVLVVDSLAVNNLYSLHREGRTNANAELYLRVIRERLDLLEDRAIPLEVMDARDYNGLSQVLASFDPDAIVHLAAVAHAGKSNKDPFSTFDHSLRTLENALDIARATKLHIRHFVYLSSSMVYGNFKTPTVDEDTVCEPLGIYGALKFAGEKIVIAYNQVFNLPYTIVRPSALYGERCISRRVSQIFMENAARGLPITVNGDGSDRLDFTYIADLVSGIVNVLENENALNQTFNLTYGQSRSIAELAGIVAGHFPGIKVEYTPKDNLMPDRGTLCVDKAKRLIGYQPRYPLELGMAEYARWYKELFAPACAA, via the coding sequence ATGAGCGACTTTTCTGAACGTCGAATCGCGTTGGTTGGCGGGGCGGGCTTCATCGGCCACCACCTGGCTTTGAGGCTCAAGAGTCTCGGTGCCGAGGTGCTCGTGGTGGACAGTCTGGCGGTCAACAATCTCTACAGCCTGCATCGTGAAGGCAGGACGAACGCGAACGCCGAACTCTACCTGCGGGTAATCCGCGAACGGCTTGACCTGCTGGAGGACCGTGCCATCCCGTTGGAGGTGATGGATGCCCGCGACTACAACGGCCTGTCGCAGGTGCTCGCCTCCTTCGACCCGGACGCCATCGTCCACTTGGCGGCGGTGGCCCATGCCGGCAAGTCCAACAAGGACCCCTTTTCCACGTTCGATCACAGCCTGCGGACGCTGGAAAACGCCCTGGACATCGCCCGGGCCACAAAGCTGCATATACGCCACTTCGTCTATCTCTCATCGAGCATGGTCTACGGCAACTTCAAGACCCCCACGGTCGATGAGGACACCGTCTGCGAGCCCCTGGGTATCTACGGAGCCCTGAAATTCGCCGGCGAGAAAATCGTTATCGCCTACAATCAGGTGTTCAACCTCCCGTATACCATCGTTCGCCCCTCGGCCCTCTACGGCGAGCGCTGTATCAGTCGCCGCGTCAGCCAGATCTTCATGGAAAACGCCGCCCGGGGCCTGCCCATCACCGTCAACGGCGATGGTTCGGATCGACTGGACTTCACCTACATCGCAGACCTGGTCTCGGGTATCGTGAACGTGTTGGAGAACGAGAACGCACTGAACCAGACGTTCAATCTGACTTACGGGCAGTCGCGGTCGATCGCCGAGTTGGCCGGGATCGTGGCCGGGCACTTTCCCGGTATTAAGGTCGAGTATACGCCGAAGGATAATCTGATGCCCGACCGCGGTACCCTTTGCGTGGACAAGGCGAAGCGATTGATCGGTTACCAGCCTCGGTATCCGTTGGAGCTCGGCATGGCCGAGTACGCCCGCTGGTACAAGGAGCTGTTCGCCCCGGCCTGTGCGGCCTGA
- a CDS encoding DegT/DnrJ/EryC1/StrS family aminotransferase, with protein MIDEAERRAVAEVLNDVTLTHGPRVKEFERAFAAFTGAPAAVATASCTASMHLVYMHLGLGPGDEVIVPTQTHTATAHCVELVGARPVFVDSEPKTGNIDISRIEPLINERTKALAVVHYLGLPVDMDAVMDMARRHNLFVVEDCALALGTYYRGIHAGLLGDVGCFSFYPVKHITTGEGGMVISRHRTVNESVARLRAFGIDRNVVEDRRVPGMYDVQGLGLNYRLNEIGAAMGIEQMKKLPEFLRRRRENHEALEAALKEIPGIELLQSTHEHFQSSYYCMVMLLQPKWAERRPEIMEALKARGVGTSVYYPKPVPRMTYYRRKYGCAEDAFPVASMISDRGVALPVGPHVNREDVDYMVSAIEEVLSGIN; from the coding sequence ATGATTGACGAAGCGGAACGGCGGGCGGTGGCCGAGGTGCTGAACGACGTCACCCTGACGCACGGGCCCCGGGTGAAAGAGTTTGAGCGGGCCTTCGCGGCCTTCACGGGTGCGCCGGCCGCGGTGGCGACGGCTTCGTGCACCGCATCAATGCACTTGGTGTATATGCACCTGGGCCTCGGGCCCGGCGATGAAGTCATCGTGCCGACCCAGACGCATACCGCCACGGCTCATTGCGTGGAACTCGTCGGGGCCAGGCCGGTGTTTGTGGACTCTGAGCCGAAGACCGGCAATATCGACATTTCTCGCATCGAGCCGCTGATCAATGAGCGAACCAAGGCCTTGGCCGTGGTCCACTATCTCGGCCTGCCGGTGGACATGGACGCGGTCATGGACATGGCGCGGCGTCACAACCTGTTCGTTGTTGAAGACTGCGCCCTGGCGCTCGGCACGTATTACCGGGGCATTCACGCGGGTCTGCTTGGCGATGTAGGCTGCTTCTCGTTCTATCCGGTAAAGCACATCACCACCGGCGAGGGCGGCATGGTCATCTCCCGCCACCGGACGGTCAACGAATCAGTCGCCAGACTGCGGGCCTTCGGCATCGACCGGAACGTGGTCGAGGACCGACGCGTGCCGGGTATGTACGACGTACAGGGACTCGGGCTGAACTATCGACTCAATGAGATCGGGGCGGCCATGGGTATCGAGCAGATGAAGAAGCTGCCGGAGTTCCTGCGGCGACGGCGTGAGAACCACGAGGCCCTTGAGGCCGCGTTGAAGGAAATACCGGGTATCGAGCTCCTGCAATCCACGCACGAGCATTTCCAGAGCTCCTACTACTGCATGGTAATGCTCCTCCAGCCGAAATGGGCGGAGCGACGGCCCGAGATCATGGAGGCCCTCAAGGCCAGGGGCGTCGGAACGAGTGTCTATTACCCCAAGCCCGTGCCGCGCATGACCTATTATCGCAGGAAGTACGGCTGCGCGGAGGACGCGTTTCCCGTCGCGTCGATGATCAGCGACCGCGGCGTGGCACTGCCCGTTGGGCCGCATGTGAATCGGGAAGACGTGGACTACATGGTGTCAGCAATTGAGGAAGTTCTTTCTGGAATCAACTGA
- a CDS encoding Gfo/Idh/MocA family oxidoreductase: MSKLRVGIIGLGVGERHIAGYREHPGCEVVALCDFNEDKRREVAARHPGVAMKANAEEVLDDPSVDVVSIATYDHFHFEQAARAIRNGKHVFVEKPMFLREEEGRQLRTLLEEHPGTVLSSNLVLRMSPRFTSLKNMIDTGKLGELYYAEADYNYGRLHKLTQGWRGQATYYSVVHGGAVHMVDLLLWLTGDTIVEVQAYGNRICSKDSAFRFDDMVVACLRFESGMVGKVTANFGCVMPHFHGLTVYGSRGTFVNDRDCARLYQSREPADPVQEIRTEYPGVHKGDLIRSFVNAILEGTRPAVTADDAFRAMSICVAIERATRQAGAVEVNYL; encoded by the coding sequence ATGAGCAAGCTCAGAGTGGGCATCATCGGCTTGGGGGTTGGTGAGCGGCACATCGCCGGTTACCGGGAGCATCCAGGCTGCGAGGTGGTCGCCCTGTGCGATTTCAACGAGGACAAACGACGAGAAGTCGCCGCCCGCCATCCGGGCGTAGCGATGAAGGCAAATGCAGAAGAGGTGCTGGACGATCCGTCCGTCGACGTGGTGTCGATCGCGACCTACGACCATTTTCACTTCGAGCAGGCCGCACGGGCAATCCGCAACGGCAAGCACGTATTCGTGGAGAAACCGATGTTCCTGCGCGAAGAGGAAGGACGACAACTACGAACACTGCTGGAGGAGCATCCCGGCACGGTGCTGTCGTCGAATTTGGTGCTGCGGATGTCGCCGCGGTTCACCTCGCTCAAGAACATGATCGATACCGGCAAGCTGGGCGAGCTGTACTACGCGGAAGCCGACTACAACTACGGACGGCTGCACAAACTGACGCAAGGATGGCGCGGGCAAGCAACCTATTACTCCGTCGTGCATGGCGGTGCGGTCCACATGGTGGATCTGCTGCTGTGGCTGACCGGCGACACAATCGTGGAAGTGCAGGCTTACGGAAACCGGATCTGCTCGAAGGACTCGGCCTTCCGGTTCGATGATATGGTGGTCGCCTGCCTGCGGTTCGAAAGCGGAATGGTCGGAAAGGTGACGGCGAATTTCGGCTGTGTGATGCCGCATTTTCACGGTCTGACGGTTTACGGCAGCCGTGGAACATTCGTGAACGACCGAGACTGCGCCCGGTTGTATCAGTCGCGTGAGCCGGCCGATCCGGTGCAGGAGATCCGGACCGAGTACCCCGGTGTTCACAAGGGCGACCTGATTCGCAGCTTTGTGAACGCGATTCTGGAAGGAACCCGGCCGGCGGTAACCGCGGACGACGCGTTTAGGGCAATGTCCATCTGTGTTGCCATCGAGCGGGCAACCAGGCAGGCCGGCGCGGTCGAAGTGAACTATCTCTAG
- a CDS encoding NTP transferase domain-containing protein: MFVQARMTSQRLPGKVMLDVAGRPLLAYLMERLAHCHRVSTVIVLTSRDASDDPVADFCQQRALKCFRGDLDNVARRFADALDHYGFEGFVRISGDSPLLDQALVDRSVDAFLTGNHDLVTNVFPRSYPTGQSVEVVSAPAFRRALSRMSKPSHVEHVTSYFYENHQAFSILNISAPAQLREIRLSVDTRADYEVFCRIVGLMEKPHWQYSLSEVVELYRRGAAQAGLAALT, translated from the coding sequence GTGTTCGTTCAGGCTCGAATGACTTCGCAGCGCCTTCCCGGCAAGGTAATGCTCGATGTTGCCGGCCGACCGTTACTGGCCTACCTGATGGAGCGCTTGGCGCATTGCCATCGAGTCTCCACCGTCATCGTCCTAACGTCACGAGACGCTTCCGACGACCCCGTGGCGGATTTCTGTCAGCAGCGGGCCTTGAAGTGCTTTCGGGGCGACCTGGATAACGTGGCGAGGCGATTCGCCGATGCCCTTGACCATTACGGCTTCGAGGGATTCGTGCGCATCAGCGGCGACAGCCCACTGCTGGATCAAGCCCTGGTTGACCGATCCGTGGACGCCTTCTTAACCGGCAACCACGACCTGGTCACGAACGTCTTCCCCAGATCTTACCCAACGGGGCAGTCGGTCGAGGTGGTTTCCGCGCCGGCTTTCAGGCGGGCATTGTCCAGGATGTCGAAACCCTCGCATGTCGAACACGTGACGTCTTACTTCTATGAGAATCATCAAGCATTCAGCATACTCAATATCAGTGCACCCGCGCAACTCAGGGAGATCCGCTTATCGGTCGATACTAGAGCTGATTACGAGGTCTTCTGCCGGATCGTGGGGCTGATGGAAAAGCCGCACTGGCAGTACAGCCTGTCGGAGGTTGTTGAACTCTACCGGCGCGGGGCGGCTCAGGCAGGCTTGGCCGCTTTGACATGA
- a CDS encoding glycosyltransferase — MAKNRQTVSLYVPAYNAGRTLACCLASVLRMRPRPDELIVVDDGSTDDTPRIARQAGFALVRHPENRGVATARNTAIRTARGKLVASLDADQIAPRDWLARMLKNFEGRRRIVGCCGRVVEKHTDTIADRWRAVHMKLSFGMRRSYDPRWLHGGTMLVRDAVLDVGLYNERCLRAYEDVELVARLKAAGHVLLYDPTIIATHLKRSRPGDVVRDFWSYWAAKNEIEGAYKSLAAACRLMIARQMGIAAYRIGQDLKHKRDELLPLDAIIPLAFCVRDLDEMVRLGRLRREQALDIQTALTRCYQGVWEELFPRKCSGDDCIAAGMARLAFTGGRLPDGRPNRLAAAAKNYVSAFRRAFAHLLADLPVPVRERILRRASDVLLEAEPSMRAGWSGE, encoded by the coding sequence GTGGCGAAAAACCGACAGACAGTTAGCCTTTATGTGCCAGCTTACAACGCTGGGAGGACGCTGGCTTGTTGCCTGGCTTCCGTCCTTCGGATGAGACCTCGGCCGGACGAACTCATCGTCGTCGACGACGGGTCCACCGACGACACGCCTCGGATTGCGCGTCAAGCCGGCTTCGCGCTGGTCAGGCACCCTGAGAACAGGGGGGTCGCAACGGCCCGCAACACCGCTATCAGGACGGCACGGGGCAAGTTGGTGGCGTCGCTGGACGCTGACCAGATCGCGCCTCGCGATTGGCTTGCCAGGATGCTCAAGAATTTCGAGGGTAGAAGGAGGATCGTTGGATGTTGCGGCCGGGTTGTGGAGAAACACACGGATACCATCGCCGATCGCTGGCGAGCGGTTCACATGAAATTGAGCTTCGGCATGCGGCGCTCTTACGATCCTCGATGGCTTCACGGTGGCACGATGCTCGTTCGCGACGCCGTCCTTGATGTGGGGTTATACAACGAGCGATGCCTGCGGGCATACGAGGACGTTGAACTTGTCGCTCGGCTGAAGGCAGCGGGTCATGTTCTGCTCTACGATCCGACGATCATCGCGACTCACCTGAAGAGAAGCCGCCCTGGTGACGTTGTGAGGGATTTCTGGAGCTACTGGGCGGCCAAGAACGAAATCGAGGGCGCGTACAAATCGCTGGCGGCCGCGTGTCGGTTGATGATCGCGCGTCAGATGGGAATCGCCGCGTATCGTATCGGCCAGGATCTGAAGCACAAGCGTGACGAACTGCTTCCCCTTGACGCAATCATCCCGCTGGCTTTTTGCGTCCGCGACCTTGATGAGATGGTTCGCCTGGGCCGCCTTCGGCGGGAGCAGGCTTTGGATATCCAGACGGCACTTACTCGTTGCTACCAGGGCGTTTGGGAGGAGCTGTTCCCGCGTAAATGCTCCGGCGATGACTGCATAGCGGCGGGTATGGCCCGACTTGCCTTTACCGGCGGTCGCCTGCCCGACGGTCGACCGAACAGACTTGCCGCCGCCGCCAAAAACTATGTCTCAGCCTTCAGGAGAGCCTTTGCCCATCTTCTGGCAGACCTGCCCGTACCTGTCAGGGAACGTATTCTGCGTAGGGCGAGCGATGTACTCCTAGAGGCAGAACCGTCGATGAGAGCCGGTTGGTCGGGCGAATGA
- a CDS encoding GntR family transcriptional regulator, which yields MREEHQRDVAYVQLRHHLILQQIPPGSRLAEVEWAARLGVNRTALREAFARLASEGLIRRGEKTGYIVPVLTKKDEHDSLLVRVALEACAIDIICASGLNTPSHLERLSAACDLLAQLVDEEYHLSTVEADWRFHQALIEAAGNEPLVIAYRHAPVLMLQATIRRGPDWVQREERSIAEHRQVLAAMLSGDATEAKRVLRQHLVDSWEAERTSRKTMESA from the coding sequence ATGCGCGAAGAGCACCAGCGAGACGTGGCCTACGTCCAGCTTCGCCACCATTTGATTCTTCAGCAGATTCCTCCGGGGTCGAGGCTGGCCGAAGTGGAGTGGGCGGCTCGGCTGGGGGTGAACCGTACGGCACTCCGGGAGGCATTTGCACGGCTGGCATCGGAAGGGCTGATCAGGCGCGGTGAAAAGACCGGGTACATCGTGCCAGTGCTCACCAAGAAAGATGAACACGACAGCCTGCTCGTTCGGGTGGCGCTGGAGGCCTGTGCGATCGACATTATCTGCGCCAGCGGGCTGAACACGCCGTCGCATCTGGAGCGGCTTTCGGCAGCGTGCGACTTGCTGGCGCAATTGGTTGACGAGGAATACCACCTGAGCACGGTGGAAGCCGATTGGCGCTTCCATCAGGCTCTCATAGAGGCAGCCGGCAACGAGCCATTGGTCATCGCGTACCGTCACGCTCCGGTATTGATGCTGCAGGCCACTATTCGGAGAGGGCCGGACTGGGTTCAGCGGGAAGAACGCAGCATTGCCGAGCATCGCCAGGTTTTGGCCGCAATGCTGAGCGGAGACGCGACAGAAGCGAAAAGAGTGCTGCGGCAGCACCTGGTCGACTCATGGGAAGCGGAGCGGACGAGTCGCAAGACGATGGAGTCGGCGTAA